The nucleotide sequence TCTTCTCGACAGTCGGCATGTACCGGTCCTCGAGCTTCGGAAGGGGAAGGACTACATCGTAGCTCGTCACCCTGACGATCGGAGCCTTGAGGGAGAGCATCGCCTCCTCGGCGATGAAGGCAGCGATTTCGGAAGCGAACCCCCCGACCTTCGGCGATTCACTGACGATGACGGCCCTCCCGGTCTTCTTCACCGACGCGATTATGGTCTCTTCGTCAAAGGGGTTGATCGTCATGAGGTCTATCACCTCTGCATCGAATCCCTCCACCGCCTGGAGCGACCTCTGGAGCATATATCCCCACGAGATGACCGTCACTTCTTGGCCCTCCTGAACTATCCTCGCCTTTTCGAGGGGAACGGTATAGTCGCCCTCAGGGACATCCTCTCGCATGAGGCGGTAGAGCCTCGTCGATTCGAGGAAAAGCACGGGGTCAGGGTCCCTGACGGCCGAAAGGAGCAGTCCCTTCGCATAGTACGGCGACGCAGGCATGACGACCTTTATGCCGGGCATATGACAGAAGATCGCCTCGCAGCTTTCCGAGTGGTGTTCGGGGGCCTTAATCCCGGCCCCGTAAGGGGTCCTTATCACGAGGGGACAGGTGTACCTCCCCCTCGATCGCGAGCGGATTCTCGATGCATGGTTCGCGATCTGATTCACGGCGGGATAAATGAACCCGAAGAACTGCACCTCGGCGATCGGCTTCAACCCGTAGACTGCCATGCCGATGGCTGTGCCGATGATGCCCGACTCTGCGAGCGGAGTATCCATCACTCTCTCAGGACCGAATGCTGCGAGAAGTCCTTCGGTGATGCGGAAAACCCCTCCGTCCATCCCGACGTCTTCGCCAAGGACGACGACCTCCTTGTCTCTCCCCATCTCTTCTTTCAGGGCGAGGTTGATCGCCTGTACCATATTCAGCTGGGCCATCTCAGAAATCCCTCATCTCTTTTTTCTGTCTCTGGGTAAGGGCACCATAGGTGTACGTGAACATGTCGCGCGGGTCAGGGGGCTCGACCGATTCTGCCTTCTTCTCTGCTTCATCCACGCTTGCCTTTGCCCGCGCCTCCACCTCTTTCTGATACCCATCTGTCCAGAGGCCCTTCTTCTCCATGAAGAGCTTCATCCTCATGATAGGGTCCCTCGCCTTCCAGGCATCGACCTCCTCCTTTGTCCTGTAACGTGTCGCATCATCAGCGGTGGTATGGTCGGACATCCTGTAGGTAAAGCATTCTATCAGCGTCGGACCGCCGCCCTGCTTCGCCCTGTCGAGCGCATCTTTTGTCGCCTTATAGACTGCGAAGACGTCATTCCC is from Thermodesulfovibrionales bacterium and encodes:
- a CDS encoding alpha-ketoacid dehydrogenase subunit beta, with the translated sequence MAQLNMVQAINLALKEEMGRDKEVVVLGEDVGMDGGVFRITEGLLAAFGPERVMDTPLAESGIIGTAIGMAVYGLKPIAEVQFFGFIYPAVNQIANHASRIRSRSRGRYTCPLVIRTPYGAGIKAPEHHSESCEAIFCHMPGIKVVMPASPYYAKGLLLSAVRDPDPVLFLESTRLYRLMREDVPEGDYTVPLEKARIVQEGQEVTVISWGYMLQRSLQAVEGFDAEVIDLMTINPFDEETIIASVKKTGRAVIVSESPKVGGFASEIAAFIAEEAMLSLKAPIVRVTSYDVVLPLPKLEDRYMPTVEKIRKGIGEVLKY